A single window of Onychomys torridus chromosome 8, mOncTor1.1, whole genome shotgun sequence DNA harbors:
- the Tango2 gene encoding transport and Golgi organization protein 2 homolog isoform X3: protein MLIGLASSTLSWLILAANRDEFYHRPSKLADFWGNNSEILSGLDMEEGKAGGTWLGISTRGKLGALTNYLQPQQEPDARGRGELVTHFLTSDMDSLSYLKKVSTEGHLYNGFNLIAADLSTTKGDVVCYYGNRGEPEPVVLAPGTYGLSNALLETPWRKLCFGKQLFTGVVEQSEALPKDILVSHLLDVLNNEEAQLPDPAIEDQGREYVQPILSKYAAVCVRCATYGTRTNTIILVDADGHVTFTERSMLDKDTSRWETNTYEFTLQS from the exons ATGTTGATTGGACTGGCGTCCTCAACGCTGAGTTG GCTCATCTTGGCAGCCAATAGAGATGAATTCTACCACAGACCGTCCAAGTTGGCAGACTTCTGGGGGAACAACAGTGAGATCCTCAGTG GGCTCGACATGgaggaaggcaaggcaggaggaacGTGGCTTGGCATCAGCACACGTGGGAAGCTGGGGGCGCTCACCAACTACCTGCAGCCCCAGCAAGAGCCAGACGCCCGTGGTAGAG GTGAACTCGTGACTCACTTTCTGACCAGTGACATGGACAGCCTGTCCTACCTGAAGAAAGTCTCCACAGAGGGCCACCTGTACAACGGCTTTAACCTCATAGCAGCTGACCTGAG CACAACAAAAGGAGATGTCGTTTGCTACTATGGAAACCGGGGGGAGCCTGAGCCTGTTGTCCTGGCACCAG GAACCTATGGCCTGAGCAATGCCCTGCTGGAGACGCCCTGGAGGAAGCTGTGCTTCGGCAAACAGCTCTTCACCGGAGTGGTGGAGCAGAGCGAGGCCCTCCCTAAGGACATCCTTGTCTCCCATCTCCTGGATGTACTCAACAATGAAGAGGC ACAGCTGCCAGACCCAGCCATTGAGGACCAGGGCCGGGAGTATGTACAGCCAATTCTGAGCAAGTatgcagctgtgtgtgtgcgCTGCGCCACCTATGGCACCAG AACCAACACCATCATCCTTGTGGATGCAGATGGCCATGTGACCTTCACAGAACGAAGCATGCTGGACAAAGACACCTCTCGCTGGGAGACTAACACCTATGAGTTCACACTACAGAGTTAG
- the Tango2 gene encoding transport and Golgi organization protein 2 homolog isoform X2: MCIIFFKFDPRPVSKNAYRLILAANRDEFYHRPSKLADFWGNNSEILSGLDMEEGKAGGTWLGISTRGKLGALTNYLQPQQEPDARGRGELVTHFLTSDMDSLSYLKKVSTEGHLYNGFNLIAADLSTTKGDVVCYYGNRGEPEPVVLAPGTYGLSNALLETPWRKLCFGKQLFTGVVEQSEALPKDILVSHLLDVLNNEEAQLPDPAIEDQGREYVQPILSKYAAVCVRCATYGTRTNTIILVDADGHVTFTERSMLDKDTSRWETNTYEFTLQS, from the exons GCTCATCTTGGCAGCCAATAGAGATGAATTCTACCACAGACCGTCCAAGTTGGCAGACTTCTGGGGGAACAACAGTGAGATCCTCAGTG GGCTCGACATGgaggaaggcaaggcaggaggaacGTGGCTTGGCATCAGCACACGTGGGAAGCTGGGGGCGCTCACCAACTACCTGCAGCCCCAGCAAGAGCCAGACGCCCGTGGTAGAG GTGAACTCGTGACTCACTTTCTGACCAGTGACATGGACAGCCTGTCCTACCTGAAGAAAGTCTCCACAGAGGGCCACCTGTACAACGGCTTTAACCTCATAGCAGCTGACCTGAG CACAACAAAAGGAGATGTCGTTTGCTACTATGGAAACCGGGGGGAGCCTGAGCCTGTTGTCCTGGCACCAG GAACCTATGGCCTGAGCAATGCCCTGCTGGAGACGCCCTGGAGGAAGCTGTGCTTCGGCAAACAGCTCTTCACCGGAGTGGTGGAGCAGAGCGAGGCCCTCCCTAAGGACATCCTTGTCTCCCATCTCCTGGATGTACTCAACAATGAAGAGGC ACAGCTGCCAGACCCAGCCATTGAGGACCAGGGCCGGGAGTATGTACAGCCAATTCTGAGCAAGTatgcagctgtgtgtgtgcgCTGCGCCACCTATGGCACCAG AACCAACACCATCATCCTTGTGGATGCAGATGGCCATGTGACCTTCACAGAACGAAGCATGCTGGACAAAGACACCTCTCGCTGGGAGACTAACACCTATGAGTTCACACTACAGAGTTAG
- the Tango2 gene encoding transport and Golgi organization protein 2 homolog isoform X5, which translates to MHTDIVTALTRLTNNHRLDMEEGKAGGTWLGISTRGKLGALTNYLQPQQEPDARGRGELVTHFLTSDMDSLSYLKKVSTEGHLYNGFNLIAADLSTTKGDVVCYYGNRGEPEPVVLAPGTYGLSNALLETPWRKLCFGKQLFTGVVEQSEALPKDILVSHLLDVLNNEEAQLPDPAIEDQGREYVQPILSKYAAVCVRCATYGTRTNTIILVDADGHVTFTERSMLDKDTSRWETNTYEFTLQS; encoded by the exons GGCTCGACATGgaggaaggcaaggcaggaggaacGTGGCTTGGCATCAGCACACGTGGGAAGCTGGGGGCGCTCACCAACTACCTGCAGCCCCAGCAAGAGCCAGACGCCCGTGGTAGAG GTGAACTCGTGACTCACTTTCTGACCAGTGACATGGACAGCCTGTCCTACCTGAAGAAAGTCTCCACAGAGGGCCACCTGTACAACGGCTTTAACCTCATAGCAGCTGACCTGAG CACAACAAAAGGAGATGTCGTTTGCTACTATGGAAACCGGGGGGAGCCTGAGCCTGTTGTCCTGGCACCAG GAACCTATGGCCTGAGCAATGCCCTGCTGGAGACGCCCTGGAGGAAGCTGTGCTTCGGCAAACAGCTCTTCACCGGAGTGGTGGAGCAGAGCGAGGCCCTCCCTAAGGACATCCTTGTCTCCCATCTCCTGGATGTACTCAACAATGAAGAGGC ACAGCTGCCAGACCCAGCCATTGAGGACCAGGGCCGGGAGTATGTACAGCCAATTCTGAGCAAGTatgcagctgtgtgtgtgcgCTGCGCCACCTATGGCACCAG AACCAACACCATCATCCTTGTGGATGCAGATGGCCATGTGACCTTCACAGAACGAAGCATGCTGGACAAAGACACCTCTCGCTGGGAGACTAACACCTATGAGTTCACACTACAGAGTTAG
- the Tango2 gene encoding transport and Golgi organization protein 2 homolog isoform X6: MHTGLDMEEGKAGGTWLGISTRGKLGALTNYLQPQQEPDARGRGELVTHFLTSDMDSLSYLKKVSTEGHLYNGFNLIAADLSTTKGDVVCYYGNRGEPEPVVLAPGTYGLSNALLETPWRKLCFGKQLFTGVVEQSEALPKDILVSHLLDVLNNEEAQLPDPAIEDQGREYVQPILSKYAAVCVRCATYGTRTNTIILVDADGHVTFTERSMLDKDTSRWETNTYEFTLQS; this comes from the exons GGCTCGACATGgaggaaggcaaggcaggaggaacGTGGCTTGGCATCAGCACACGTGGGAAGCTGGGGGCGCTCACCAACTACCTGCAGCCCCAGCAAGAGCCAGACGCCCGTGGTAGAG GTGAACTCGTGACTCACTTTCTGACCAGTGACATGGACAGCCTGTCCTACCTGAAGAAAGTCTCCACAGAGGGCCACCTGTACAACGGCTTTAACCTCATAGCAGCTGACCTGAG CACAACAAAAGGAGATGTCGTTTGCTACTATGGAAACCGGGGGGAGCCTGAGCCTGTTGTCCTGGCACCAG GAACCTATGGCCTGAGCAATGCCCTGCTGGAGACGCCCTGGAGGAAGCTGTGCTTCGGCAAACAGCTCTTCACCGGAGTGGTGGAGCAGAGCGAGGCCCTCCCTAAGGACATCCTTGTCTCCCATCTCCTGGATGTACTCAACAATGAAGAGGC ACAGCTGCCAGACCCAGCCATTGAGGACCAGGGCCGGGAGTATGTACAGCCAATTCTGAGCAAGTatgcagctgtgtgtgtgcgCTGCGCCACCTATGGCACCAG AACCAACACCATCATCCTTGTGGATGCAGATGGCCATGTGACCTTCACAGAACGAAGCATGCTGGACAAAGACACCTCTCGCTGGGAGACTAACACCTATGAGTTCACACTACAGAGTTAG
- the Tango2 gene encoding transport and Golgi organization protein 2 homolog isoform X7: protein MEEGKAGGTWLGISTRGKLGALTNYLQPQQEPDARGRGELVTHFLTSDMDSLSYLKKVSTEGHLYNGFNLIAADLSTTKGDVVCYYGNRGEPEPVVLAPGTYGLSNALLETPWRKLCFGKQLFTGVVEQSEALPKDILVSHLLDVLNNEEAQLPDPAIEDQGREYVQPILSKYAAVCVRCATYGTRTNTIILVDADGHVTFTERSMLDKDTSRWETNTYEFTLQS from the exons ATGgaggaaggcaaggcaggaggaacGTGGCTTGGCATCAGCACACGTGGGAAGCTGGGGGCGCTCACCAACTACCTGCAGCCCCAGCAAGAGCCAGACGCCCGTGGTAGAG GTGAACTCGTGACTCACTTTCTGACCAGTGACATGGACAGCCTGTCCTACCTGAAGAAAGTCTCCACAGAGGGCCACCTGTACAACGGCTTTAACCTCATAGCAGCTGACCTGAG CACAACAAAAGGAGATGTCGTTTGCTACTATGGAAACCGGGGGGAGCCTGAGCCTGTTGTCCTGGCACCAG GAACCTATGGCCTGAGCAATGCCCTGCTGGAGACGCCCTGGAGGAAGCTGTGCTTCGGCAAACAGCTCTTCACCGGAGTGGTGGAGCAGAGCGAGGCCCTCCCTAAGGACATCCTTGTCTCCCATCTCCTGGATGTACTCAACAATGAAGAGGC ACAGCTGCCAGACCCAGCCATTGAGGACCAGGGCCGGGAGTATGTACAGCCAATTCTGAGCAAGTatgcagctgtgtgtgtgcgCTGCGCCACCTATGGCACCAG AACCAACACCATCATCCTTGTGGATGCAGATGGCCATGTGACCTTCACAGAACGAAGCATGCTGGACAAAGACACCTCTCGCTGGGAGACTAACACCTATGAGTTCACACTACAGAGTTAG